In the Ilumatobacteraceae bacterium genome, one interval contains:
- a CDS encoding ABC transporter ATP-binding protein encodes MSSTTSNAEPVVHVSHLSKRFRLFHERNQSLKQSLLNLRRSTYEDFWALRDISFDVHEGETFGIIGHNGSGKSTLLKCLTKILQPDEGTVSVDGSISALLELGAGFHPELSGKENVYLNAAILGVSRRQVDQKFEEIVEFSGLEQFIDTPVKNYSSGMFVRLGFAVAVNVDPDVLIIDEVLAVGDADFQAKCGDKIADFRDRGKTIVLVTHGMSDVVRLCKRAAWIDHGNLRMIGPPQDITEAYMQTTHDGRSVQYLDGLRWGTGEVQVAAVEILGSDNKPIDFAVSGEPHAIQLLLTADEPVIAPEIVLSIYDQNATLVSEVSTRNRDAFIDVVHGERIIRFELDTLPLTEGTYEMSCSVVDESGQREYDVRSRFVKFDVLKGESGDRGLVTLGGTWNLYP; translated from the coding sequence ATGTCTTCCACGACGAGCAACGCTGAACCGGTCGTTCACGTCTCGCACCTGTCGAAGCGCTTCCGGCTGTTCCACGAACGCAACCAGTCGCTCAAGCAGTCGCTCCTCAACCTGCGGCGCAGCACCTACGAAGACTTCTGGGCGCTCCGCGACATCAGTTTCGACGTGCACGAGGGCGAGACCTTCGGCATCATCGGGCACAACGGCAGCGGCAAGTCGACGCTGCTCAAGTGTCTGACGAAGATCCTGCAACCCGACGAGGGCACGGTCTCGGTCGACGGTTCGATCTCGGCCCTGCTCGAACTGGGTGCCGGCTTCCATCCCGAGCTCAGCGGCAAGGAGAACGTGTACCTCAACGCCGCCATCCTGGGTGTGTCGCGACGCCAGGTCGATCAGAAGTTCGAGGAGATCGTCGAGTTCTCCGGTCTCGAACAGTTCATCGACACCCCCGTGAAGAACTACTCGTCGGGCATGTTCGTCCGGCTCGGGTTCGCCGTGGCGGTCAACGTCGACCCCGACGTGCTGATCATCGACGAGGTGCTCGCCGTCGGCGACGCCGACTTCCAGGCCAAGTGCGGCGACAAGATCGCCGACTTCCGCGACCGCGGCAAGACGATCGTGCTCGTCACCCACGGCATGTCCGACGTGGTCCGGCTCTGCAAGCGGGCGGCGTGGATCGACCACGGCAACCTCCGCATGATCGGCCCGCCGCAGGACATCACCGAGGCGTACATGCAGACCACCCACGACGGTCGGTCGGTGCAGTACCTCGACGGGCTCCGCTGGGGCACCGGCGAGGTCCAGGTCGCCGCCGTCGAGATCCTCGGCTCCGACAACAAGCCCATCGACTTCGCCGTGTCCGGCGAACCACACGCGATCCAGCTGTTGCTGACCGCGGACGAGCCGGTGATCGCCCCGGAGATCGTGCTGTCGATCTACGACCAGAACGCGACGCTCGTCTCCGAGGTCAGCACCCGCAACCGCGACGCGTTCATCGACGTGGTCCACGGTGAACGGATCATCAGATTCGAGCTCGACACGCTGCCGCTCACCGAGGGCACCTACGAGATGAGCTGCTCGGTCGTCGACGAGTCGGGCCAGCGCGAGTACGACGTGCGGAGCCGGTTCGTCAAGTTCGACGTGCTCAAGGGCGAGTCGGGCGACCGCGGCCTCGTGACGCTCGGCGGCACGTGGAATCTCTACCCCTGA